One Littorina saxatilis isolate snail1 linkage group LG12, US_GU_Lsax_2.0, whole genome shotgun sequence genomic region harbors:
- the LOC138983102 gene encoding uncharacterized protein, which produces MKTEEELVQWRDDNFLELNVTKTKELIMDFRRTKSAVDPIIIKGEPVEMVDTYKYLGTIIDNQLDWSPNVDAVCKRANQRLFFLRKLRQFHVDPQILHLFYQATIQSVVSFNQLCYHSSAKKGDMERLEKIVKRAGSIIGSELQPLSTRFPSVALKKLSMIRSDDRHPLHQALASCEPTPPKIRSSTYHYY; this is translated from the exons ATGAAGACGGAGGAGGAGCTGGTACAGTGGCGCGACGACAACTTCCTGGAGCTCAACGTGACCAAGACGAAGGAACTCATCATGGACTTCCGACGAACCAAGTCCGCCGTCGACCCCATCATCATCAAGGGCGAACCAGTCGAGATGGTGGATACCTACAAGTATCTGGGCACCATCATCGACAACCAGCTCGACTGGTCGCCAAACGTGGACGCCGTGTGCAAGCGGGCAAACCAGAGGCTCTTCTTCCTGAGGAAGCTGCGGCAGTTCCACGTCGACCCACAGATCCTCCACCTCTTCTACCAGGCGACTATTCAGAGTGTCGTCTCCTTCAACCAGCTCTGCTACCACAGCAGTGCAAAGAAAGGCGACATGGAAAGGTTGGAGAAGATTGTGAAGAGAGCAGGCTCCATCATTGGCTCTGAGCTTCAGCCTCTCAGCACTCGATTCCCGAGTGTGGCGCTGAAGAAGCTGAGCATGATCCGCTCTGACGACCGCCACCCTCTGCACCAGGCGCTCGCATCGTGCGAGCCCACGC CACCCAAGATCCGCTCCTCCACTTATCACTACTACTGA